In Elephas maximus indicus isolate mEleMax1 chromosome 14, mEleMax1 primary haplotype, whole genome shotgun sequence, one DNA window encodes the following:
- the TGDS gene encoding dTDP-D-glucose 4,6-dehydratase isoform X4, which produces MSAAGRAEPLGPPGHFAKRLLVTGGAGFIASHVIVSLVEDYPNYMIINLDKLDYCASLKNLEAISTKQNYKFIQGDICDSHFVKLLFETQKIDIVLHFAAQTHVDLSFVRAFEFTYVNVYGTHVLVSAAYEAGVEKFIYVSTDEVYGGSLDKEFDESSPKQPTNPYASSKAAAECFVQSYWERYKFPVVITRSSNVYGPHQYPEKVIPKFISLLQHNRKCCIHGSGLQTRNFLYAADVVEAFLTVLKKGKPGEIYNIGTNFEMSVVQLAKELIQLIKETSSESEMENWVDYVSDS; this is translated from the exons ATGTCGGCGGCCGGTCGGGCGGAGCCGTTGGGTCCTCCCGGCCACTTTGCGAAGCGGCTCCTGGTGACCGGCGGTGCTGGTTTCAT tgcatCACATGTGATTGTCTCTTTAGTAGAAGATTATCCAAACTATATGATCATAAATCTCGACAAG CTGGATTACTGTGCGAGTTTGAAGAATCTTGAAGCCATTTCTacgaaacaaaattataaatttatacaG GGTGACATATGTGATTCTCACTTTGTGAAACTGCTTTTTGAGACCCAGAAAATAGATATAGTACTACATTTTGCTGCGCAAACACATGTAG ATCTTTCATTTGTACGTGCCTTCGAGTTTACATACGTTAATGTTTACGGCACTCACGTTTTGGTAAGTGCTGCTTATGAAGCCGGAGTAGAGAAATTCATTTATGTCAGCACGGATGAAGTATATGGAGGCAGTCTCGACAAG gAATTTGATGAATCTTCACCCAAGCAACCTACAAATCCTTACGCATCGTCTAAAGCAGCCGCTGAATGTTTTGTACAGTCTTATTGGGAACGATATAAG TTTCCAGTTGTCATCACAAGAAGCAGTAATGTTTATGGACCACATCAATATCCAGAAAAG GTTATTCCAAAATTTATATCTTTACTACAACACAACAGGAAATG CTGCATTCATGGATCAGGACTTCAAACAAGGAATTTCCTTTATGCCGCTGATGTAGTGGAAGCATTCCTCACTGTCCTCAAAAAGGGGAAACCAGGCGAAATTTATAACATTGGAACCAATTTTGAAATGTCCGTTGTACAGCTTGCTAAAGAACTAATACAGctg ATCAAAGAAACCAGTTCCGAGTCTGAAATGGAAAACTGGGTTGATTATGTTAGTGACAG